The following proteins come from a genomic window of Alosa sapidissima isolate fAloSap1 chromosome 20, fAloSap1.pri, whole genome shotgun sequence:
- the spry1 gene encoding protein sprouty homolog 1 has translation MELQSQHGSGGSLVVIQQPSLEGRLDRLDYEREFQHAAILSLDQIKAIRSNNEYTEGPSVARRPAAPRMAVAPRPEKHESTHEIILVNVNNNYEHRHHPGGHHHHHHPGGALVGQHYNGRVPGLSRSTSTGSAASSGSNSSASSEQGLLVRSPPSRLGSTHHHNHQHHHHHSGSGTGGLHHHSSSHRPDRPVRTQPKSLSLTPQQQQQQQLLLQHLEAPLKPSAKGGLGSSIVPSAGDASSHQFICERCGKCKCAECTAPRTLPSCLACNGQCLCSPDSVVEHGTCMCLVKGLFYHCSNRDDDEGDSCADHPCSLSRSHCCSRFLCMGLMSALFPCLLCYPPARGCVKACQDCHDRVNRPGCRCKNSNTVYCKLESWPPQAPEKPS, from the coding sequence ATGGAGCTCCAAAGTCAACATGGCAGCGGCGGCTCATTAGTAGTGATCCAGCAGCCTTCCCTGGAGGGCCGGCTGGACCGTTTGGACTACGAACGGGAGTTCCAGCATGCCGCCATCCTCTCGCTTGACCAAATCAAGGCCATCCGCTCCAACAACGAGTACACGGAGGGGCCGTCGGTGGCGCGCAGGCCAGCCGCACCTCGCATGGCAGTGGCCCCACGGCCGGAGAAGCACGAGAGCACCCACGAGATAATACTGGTCAATGTGAACAACAACTATGAGCACCGGCACCACCCCGgaggccaccaccaccaccaccatccggGGGGCGCCCTAGTGGGACAGCATTATAATGGGCGGGTGCCCGGCCTCAGCCGGTCCACCAGCACGGGCAGTGCTGCCAGCTCGGGCAGCAACAGCAGCGCCTCGTCCGAGCAGGGCCTCCTGGTACGCTCCCCTCCGAGTCGGCTTGGCTCtacccaccaccacaaccatcaacaccaccaccaccacagtggCAGCGGCACTGGTGGCCTTCACCACCACAGCAGCAGCCACCGGCCGGACAGGCCCGTACGGACTCAGCCCAAGTCGCTGTCGCTGAcccctcagcagcagcagcagcagcagctgctcctGCAGCATCTGGAGGCTCCCCTGAAGCCCTCGGCCAAGGGCGGCCTGGGCAGCAGCATCGTCCCCTCCGCGGGGGACGCGTCCAGCCACCAGTTCATCTGCGAGCGCTGCGGCAAGTGCAAGTGTGCGGAGTGCACGGCGCCGCGGACTCTCCCCTCGTGCCTGGCGTGCAACGGCCAGTGCCTGTGCTCGCCCGACAGCGTGGTGGAGCACGGCACGTGCATGTGCCTGGTCAAGGGCCTCTTCTACCACTGCTCGAACCGCGACGACGACGAGGGCGACTCGTGCGCCGACCACCCGTGCTCGCTGTCGCGCTCGCACTGCTGCTCGCGCTTCCTGTGCATGGGATTAATGTCGGCGCTCTTCCCCTGCCTCCTCTGCTACCCGCCCGCCCGCGGCTGCGTCAAGGCCTGCCAGGACTGCCACGACCGCGTCAACCGGCCAGGCTGCCGCTGCAAGAACTCCAACACTGTCTATTGCAAACTGGAGAGCTGGCCCCCCCAGGCTCCAGAGAAGCCTTCCTGA